One window from the genome of Pseudomonadota bacterium encodes:
- the cas2 gene encoding CRISPR-associated endonuclease Cas2, with translation MMVLISYDVSTLDKAGRRRLRTVAKICKNYGQRVQFSVFECIVPPDKWTVMKQKLIDTVDPEEDSLRFYFLGANWRKRVEHVGTKEGIDQEGPLIV, from the coding sequence ATGATGGTCCTGATCAGCTATGATGTATCCACGTTGGACAAGGCCGGCCGCCGCAGACTGAGGACTGTTGCGAAAATTTGCAAGAATTATGGCCAGAGGGTTCAATTTTCCGTTTTTGAATGCATTGTCCCACCGGACAAATGGACGGTAATGAAGCAGAAATTGATTGATACCGTTGACCCGGAAGAAGACAGTCTGAGGTTTTATTTTCTCGGCGCCAACTGGCGGAAAAGGGTGGAACATGTCGGCACAAAAGAAGGTATTGACCAGGAAGGACCTTTGATCGTCTGA